A genome region from Cucurbita pepo subsp. pepo cultivar mu-cu-16 chromosome LG02, ASM280686v2, whole genome shotgun sequence includes the following:
- the LOC111789123 gene encoding uncharacterized protein LOC111789123 isoform X1 encodes MEFKARLCLVFLLSFALVSSSRIMSDSVSGIQDNMIVINDYPDAGPNPSHSPIIPSALLPPPQFEPVEVSGIQGNRIVINDYPDTGPNPSHSPIIPSALLPPPQFEPVEVSGIQGNRIVINDYPDAGPNPSHSPIIPSALLPPPQFEDFNVVTKP; translated from the exons ATGGAGTTCAAAGCTCGTCTCTGCCTCGTTTTCTTACTCTCGTTCGCTCTTGTCAGCTCATCTCGAATCATGTCTGATTCAG TTTCAGGAATACAAGACAATATGATTGTGATAAATGACTATCCTGATGCTGGTCCTAATCCTAGTCATAGTCCAATAATACCGTCGGCGCTGCTACCACCACCACAATTTGAACCTGTTGAAGTTTCAGGAATACAAGGTAATAGGATTGTGATAAACGACTATCCCGATACCGGTCCTAATCCTAGTCATAGTCCAATAATACCGTCGGCGCTGCTACCACCACCACAATTTGAACCTGTTGAAGTTTCAGGAATACAAGGTAATAGGATTGTGATAAACGACTATCCTGATGCCGGTCCTAATCCTAGTCATAGTCCAATAATACCGTCGGCGCTGCTACCACCACCacaatttgaagattttaacGTTGTCACGAAGCCCTAA
- the LOC111789123 gene encoding uncharacterized protein LOC111789123 isoform X2, whose protein sequence is MEFKARLCLVFLLSFALVSSSRIMSDSGIQDNMIVINDYPDAGPNPSHSPIIPSALLPPPQFEPVEVSGIQGNRIVINDYPDTGPNPSHSPIIPSALLPPPQFEPVEVSGIQGNRIVINDYPDAGPNPSHSPIIPSALLPPPQFEDFNVVTKP, encoded by the exons ATGGAGTTCAAAGCTCGTCTCTGCCTCGTTTTCTTACTCTCGTTCGCTCTTGTCAGCTCATCTCGAATCATGTCTGATTCAG GAATACAAGACAATATGATTGTGATAAATGACTATCCTGATGCTGGTCCTAATCCTAGTCATAGTCCAATAATACCGTCGGCGCTGCTACCACCACCACAATTTGAACCTGTTGAAGTTTCAGGAATACAAGGTAATAGGATTGTGATAAACGACTATCCCGATACCGGTCCTAATCCTAGTCATAGTCCAATAATACCGTCGGCGCTGCTACCACCACCACAATTTGAACCTGTTGAAGTTTCAGGAATACAAGGTAATAGGATTGTGATAAACGACTATCCTGATGCCGGTCCTAATCCTAGTCATAGTCCAATAATACCGTCGGCGCTGCTACCACCACCacaatttgaagattttaacGTTGTCACGAAGCCCTAA
- the LOC111786199 gene encoding probable protein phosphatase 2C 25 — translation MSVSVAVSNSPGFSPSSSMFCNKAAIISPAPEALTLTLAHLKSSQPSSSCSSSPSSPSSPFWIRFPKPPSGLSAVAPMASTSSSSSPTSSNSITKRKRPARLDIPLTPLSFGALASPSSSFRDVMEAERDGYSVYCKRGRRRISMEDRYSAAVDLCGDSKEAFFGVFDGHGGSKAAEFAANNLKKNIMNELERMTDYEQAIKHGYLTTDSDFLKEDQRGGSCCVTALIKKGNLIISNAGDCRAVLSSEGIAEAITSDHRPSREDERQRIESRGGYVDLCNGVWRVQGSLAVTRGIGDAHLKQWVIAEPETTSIRIEARHEFLILASDGLWETVSNQEAVDIVRPSCVGIEKATPLEACKKLVELSLSRGSVDDISVVLIQLPNFI, via the exons ATGTCCGTCTCCGTCGCCGTTTCGAATTCGCCGGGGTTTTCCCCTTCGTCCTCGATGTTCTGCAACAAGGCGGCGATTATTTCTCCGGCGCCGGAAGCTCTAACACTGACGTTGGCTCATTTGAAGTCGTCTCAGCCTTCGTCGTCTTGCTCGTCTTCGCCGTCTTCcccttcttcccctttttggATTAGGTTTCCAAAGCCCCCTTCTGGGCTTTCCGCCGTGGCGCCTATGGCTtccacttcttcttcttcgtctccAACGTCGTCCAACTCGATCACGAAGAGGAAGAGACCAGCGAGGTTGGATATTCCGTTGACGCCGTTGAGCTTTGGAGCTCTGGCGTCGCCGTCGTCGTCGTTCAGGGACGTGATGGAGGCCGAGAGAGATGGGTATTCTGTTTATTGCAAGAGAGGGAGGCGGAGAATCTCCATGGAAGATCGGTATTCAGCCGCTGTTGATCTTTGTGGTGATTCTAAAGAG GCATTTTTTGGTGTATTTGATGGACATGGCGGTTCAAAGGCGGCAGAATTTGCAGCAAATAACTTAAAGAAGAACATAATGAACGAACTTGAAAGAATGACTGACTATGAACAAGCCATTAAACATGGCTACCTCACCACAGATTCTGATTTCCTCAAGGAAGATCAACGCGGTGGGTCATGTTGTGTAACAGCCCTGATCAAGAAAGGCAACCTTATAATCTCCAACGCCGGTGACTGCCGTGCCGTTCTTAGCAGCGAGGGCATCGCAGAAGCCATCACCTCCGACCACCGCCCGTCTCGAGAAGACGAAAGGCAGCGAATCGAGTCAAGG GGTGGATACGTTGATCTCTGCAATGGCGTTTGGAGAGTCCAAGGATCTCTAGCTGTAACAAGAGGAATTGGAGATGCTCACTTGAAACAATGGGTGATAGCCGAGCCAGAGACAACGTCGATACGGATCGAAGCTCGACACGAGTTCTTGATCTTGGCCTCCGACGGGTTATGGGAAACG GTGAGCAATCAAGAAGCAGTGGACATCGTGCGCCCATCATGTGTGGGGATTGAGAAGGCAACGCCATTGGAGGCCTGTAAAAAGCTCGTGGAGCTATCACTTTCAAGAGGCTCAGTGGATGATATTAGTGTAGTTCTTATTCAATTGCCTAACTTCATTTGA
- the LOC111789422 gene encoding PHD finger-like domain-containing protein 5B — protein sequence MAKHHPDLIMCRKQPGIAIGRLCEKCDGKCVICDSYVRPCTLVRVCDECNYGSFQGRCVICGGVGISDAYYCKECTQQEKDRDGCPKIVNLGSAKTDLFYERKKYGFKKR from the coding sequence ATGGCCAAGCATCATCCCGATTTGATTATGTGCAGAAAGCAGCCAGGAATTGCCATTGGCCGACTCTGTGAGAAGTGTGATGGGAAGTGTGTAATCTGTGATTCTTATGTCCGTCCCTGTACGCTTGTTCGTGTTTGTGATGAATGCAATTACGGGTCTTTCCAAGGCCGTTGTGTTATCTGTGGAGGAGTAGGAATCTCAGATGCCTACTACTGCAAAGAGTGTACACAGCAGGAGAAAGATAGAGATGGATGTCCAAAGATCGTTAACTTAGGGAGTGCAAAAACAGACTTATTCTATGAACGTAAGAAATACGGGTTCAAGAAAcgttaa
- the LOC111785613 gene encoding protein PMR5-like translates to MGFWPCLASLCLFLLHSQLASSALILSLKHHYRNNDHHNRRPVLQANQTSCALFSGTWVRDDSYPLYQFSNCPFIDAEFNCQAYGRPDSNYLKYRWQPLDCELPRFDGAEFLTRMRGRTVMFVGDSLGRNQWESLICLILASAPQTPTQMVRGEPLSTFTFLEYGLNLNYYKATYLVDIEIENGKRILKLEEISMNGNAWKGADVISFNTGHWWSHTGSLQGWDYMESGGSYYQDMDRLAAMEKGLRTWADWVDKNIDVTTTRVFFQAISPTHYNPSEWNTGTTSTMTTTKNCYGETTPMGGMTYPGGYPIQMRVVDEVLNDMRNPVYLLDITMLSELRKDGHPSIYSGDLSPEQRANPGRSADCSHWCLPGLPDTWNQLFYTALFF, encoded by the exons ATGGGGTTTTGGCCTTGTTTAGCATCATTATGCCTCTTTTTGCTTCATTCCCAGTTAGCTTCTTCAGCTTTGATACTCAGTTTGAAGCACCACTACCGCAACAATGACCACCACAATCGGCGGCCGGTGCTCCAAGCCAACCAGACTAGCTGTGCTCTGTTCTCCGGCACTTGGGTCCGAGATGACTCGTACCCACTTTACCAATTTTCAAACTGTCCCTTCATTGATGCCGAGTTCAACTGCCAAGCTTACGGCCGACCCGATTCAAACTACCTCAAGTACCGATGGCAGCCGCTCGATTGCGAGCTCCCAAG GTTCGATGGGGCTGAGTTTTTGACGAGAATGAGAGGAAGAACTGTGATGTTTGTTGGTGATTCATTGGGGAGAAACCAATGGGAGTCATTGATTTGCTTGATATTAGCATCTGCTCCACAAACGCCCACTCAAATGGTTAGAGGAGAACCACTTTCAACCTTCACATTCCTG GAATATGGGTTAAatttgaactattacaaagcGACTTATCTGGTGGacatagaaatagaaaatggGAAGAGAATCCTGAAGCTAGAGGAGATATCAATGAATGGCAATGCTTGGAAAGGAGCTGATGTGATATCCTTCAACACTGGCCATTGGTGGAGCCACACAGGCTCTCTGCAAGG GTGGGATTATATGGAATCTGGAGGATCATATTACCAAGACATGGATCGGTTGGCTGCAATGGAGAAGGGTCTAAGAACATGGGCTGATTGGGTTGATAAGAACATTGATGTTACTACAACAAGGGTCTTCTTCCAAGCTATCTCTCCCACTCATTACAA TCCATCCGAATGGAACACCGGGACAACGTCGACAATGACAACAACAAAGAATTGCTATGGCGAAACGACACCGATGGGGGGGATGACGTACCCGGGTGGGTACCCAATTCAAATGAGGGTTGTGGATGAAGTGCTAAATGACATGAGGAATCCAGTGTACTTGTTGGACATAACAATGCTATCTGAGCTAAGAAAAGATGGGCACCCTTCCATTTACAGTGGTGATTTGAGCCCTGAGCAAAGGGCTAACCCTGGTAGATCAGCTGATTGTAGCCATTGGTGCCTTCCTGGGTTACCTGATACTTGGAACCAATTATTTTACACTGCTTTGTTCTTTTAG